A genome region from Myxocyprinus asiaticus isolate MX2 ecotype Aquarium Trade chromosome 12, UBuf_Myxa_2, whole genome shotgun sequence includes the following:
- the LOC127449571 gene encoding phospholipid transfer protein-like — protein MGVFEVSIIFLLSLVTMTSAEPPGCKIRITARGLEMLKSQTKKFVEEELSNISIPEMSGAEGRFQYTIKDVKITKLDLNSDLRFQPDVGLLFEVQNSSITLNFQRRILYWLFYDEGAINASAEGVNIFTALHLSRDQEGRLKISNITCDATIAKMRARFSGTLGRVYDFIATFLTTGMRFILNKQICPALDHAALVLVNQFLETIPVRTDVDSYVGIDYSLLSDPVVTESSLDMDFRGMFYYLKNENDTLVNYAVNPVVREYDRMIYLALSEYFFDSGLYSYYKGGLFQMQIANERMSKDLEMLLRTTYFGTIMMLDPALIEHPMSLEFEVTTPPRSTIKTSGASVAVNTNIKILVLPPGKAPVQLSSMTMEAKFNAKVSMKGKRLAIHLDLRRFKIYSNQSALESLALIPLQGPLKTMLQISVVPLINNYTKRGVQIPLPDGIDFIEEVVEYHNGYIIVGANIHFRTGLREIIERRLSGYTDNAI, from the exons ATGGGAGTGTTTGAAGTCTCCATCATCTTTCTACTGTCACTCGTCACGATGACCTCAGCAGAACCGCCTGGATGCAAGATACGTATTACAGCCAGAGGACTGGAGATGT TGAAGTCCCAGACAAAGAAGTTTGTAGAAGAAGAGTTGAGTAACATCAGTATCCCAGAGATGAGTGGAGCCGAGGGCCGTTTCCAATACACCATCAAAGA TGTGAAGATAACCAAGTTGGACCTGAATTCTGACCTGCGCTTCCAGCCTGATGTTGGGCTGCTCTTCGAGGTCCAGAACTCCTCCATCACCCTCAACTTCCAGAGACGCATCCTTTACTGGCTCTT TTATGATGAAGGAGCGATCAATGCCTCAGCAGAAGGTGTTAACATCTTCACAGCTCTCCATCTCAGCCGAGACCAGGAGGGCCGTCTGAAGATCTCCAACATCACTTGTGACGCGACCATTGCCAAGATGAGGGCAAGATTTAGCGGGACCCTTGG GAGGGTTTACGACTTCATCGCAACGTTCCTGACTACAGGAATGCGCTTCATCTTAAATAAAcag ATTTGTCCTGCCTTGGATCATGCAGCACTGGTTTTGGTTAATCAATTCCTGGAAACAATCCCAG TGCGCACAGATGTGGACAGTTACGTTGGAATCGATTACTCACTGTTGAGTGACCCTGTGGTGACAGAAAGTAGTCTTGATATGGATTTTAGG GGCATGTTTTACTATCTTAAAAACGAGAACGATACACTAGTGAACTACGCAGTGAATCCTGTCGTGAGAGAGTATGACCGTATGATCTATCTagcactgtcagagtatttcttCGACAGTGGACTCTACTCTTACTACAAAGGTGGACTGTTCCAGATGCAGATAGCAAACGAACGG ATGTCAAAGGATTTGGAGATGCTCCTCAGGACTACCTACTTTGGCACAATCATGATGCTG GACCCGGCTCTAATCGAGCATCCTATGTCACTGGAGTTTGAAGTCACCACTCCCCCTCGATCCACCATCAAGACATCTGGTGCCAGCGTGGCCGTCAACACTAATATCAAAATTTTGGTTCTCCCGCCTGGAAAAGCACCAGTCCAGCTCAGCAGCATGACCATG GAAGCCAAATTCAATGCGAAAGTGTCAATGAAGGGCAAGCGCCTGGCCATCCATTTAGATCTGAGGAG gttCAAAATCTACTCCAATCAATCCGCTTTGGAGTCTTTAGCT CTGATTCCTCTACAAGGTCCCCTGAAGACCATGTTGCAGATATCTGTGGTTCCACTCATTAACA ATTACACTAAGCGAGGTGTACAGATCCCTCTACCGGATGGGATAGACTTCATTGAAGAGGTGGTCGAGTATCATAAT GGGTACATCATCGTGGGGGCCAATATACATTTCAGAACAGGTCTGAGAGAAATAATCGAGAGAAGACTTTCAGGTTACACAGACAACGCAATTTAA